The following are from one region of the Methanomassiliicoccales archaeon LGM-DZ1 genome:
- a CDS encoding AAA family ATPase, producing the protein MRLISLEMGAFESYASRTRIDFSSLEGLYLIEGNTGAGKTAIFDAVTYALYGQTSGSDRNDRRLKSTFAPEDAVPFVELVFEHQGQEYKVRRTPYYERPKKRGEGIILESPTAALCLPGKKEISKVADVNAEIKNIIGLDADQWRQTVMLAQGKFMLMLTAKTEERSSILSSVFGTEKYLRLTEALKSIADENSGNAGGLLEKVRAKLSGIMDQSGAPALESSIAEGRILDPKGWKDRAADLARADARILETAVSDSERTMESSKAADAELNAAKSLEEAFVRLENDSARLRSLEERAPEIEAKSAAAGRREKAISLRPEEQAASNARTAVYEEKDRLQRISDGIVGKEAAVQRAEKVLKEAESAAEGEEALRIRAGRLDSMAGDYDRVDAASRRLEELGKKQEDEEKFAGQISAKIEEASETEKECKAIIDSGEGSAAKAAELMDALRSMDDALKILRNIRADSAELEKMEGKLSEAEEALKRKAVSRARISDECKEKEDLFYMGQAGILAGRLRPGCPCPVCGSAVHPSPAPVPEGVPDKEEVDRLRESKANADADFEKAAAERHRFAERCDDIKVRIRAQSTELKADCGLDAAEGTGAVEKQIASMESERDAVAEDFNAAHEKAEAVEKAQKDIAACRESLTDLNASQRASDQRIGDIRSELSRNREIVNGTKLDKDFATGAAAKKGAEEMRARADGLKKALADATDALNTARSNLSEDIRIRDDRKTRVEDLEKAADKAEKDFADALAHAGFSSIEEYSALLDDTVLNSLREDIEAYRSELDTVRGAIESDNGAIAGRVRPENIPQLTEAADRAKEIHDEAVKKEASVRNRMESNSKLLKEASDAFGEYEREGRRQDEIKELADVADGRMKGTQRISFEIYAQQVYMDGILEEASRRLAVMTGGRYLLRRSEGGEDNRSSHALDIYVYDSDANAVRPVSTLSGGESFMAALSLALGLSDSVAERSGGTEISTLFIDEGFGSLDGDALRQVIKVLEGIASDGGKSVGVISHVEELSDSIPMQVRVSYDKSRGSRIDIRRD; encoded by the coding sequence ATGAGGCTGATATCTCTGGAGATGGGCGCCTTCGAGTCGTACGCCTCCAGGACCAGGATCGACTTCTCGTCCCTGGAGGGGCTGTACCTGATCGAAGGCAACACCGGCGCCGGGAAGACCGCCATTTTCGATGCCGTCACCTACGCCCTCTACGGTCAGACCAGCGGTTCCGACCGCAATGACAGGAGGCTCAAGAGCACCTTCGCGCCGGAGGACGCCGTGCCGTTCGTGGAACTGGTCTTCGAGCACCAGGGGCAGGAATACAAGGTGCGGAGGACGCCTTACTACGAGCGTCCCAAGAAAAGAGGCGAAGGGATCATCCTGGAAAGCCCCACCGCGGCCCTCTGCCTTCCGGGGAAGAAGGAGATCTCCAAAGTCGCCGACGTGAACGCCGAGATAAAGAACATTATCGGGCTGGATGCCGACCAATGGAGGCAGACCGTGATGCTGGCACAGGGGAAGTTCATGCTCATGCTGACGGCGAAGACCGAGGAACGCAGCTCGATCCTCTCGAGCGTCTTCGGCACCGAGAAGTACCTCAGGCTGACCGAGGCCCTGAAGAGCATCGCCGACGAGAACAGCGGGAACGCCGGGGGCCTCCTGGAGAAGGTCAGGGCCAAGCTCTCGGGCATCATGGACCAGTCAGGGGCGCCCGCTCTCGAGTCCTCGATCGCCGAGGGGCGGATCCTCGATCCCAAGGGGTGGAAAGACCGCGCCGCCGACCTCGCCCGCGCGGACGCCCGCATCTTGGAGACCGCTGTGTCAGATTCTGAGCGCACGATGGAATCGTCGAAGGCGGCCGATGCGGAGCTGAACGCCGCCAAGTCCCTGGAAGAGGCGTTCGTCCGCCTGGAGAACGACAGTGCCAGACTGAGGTCCCTGGAAGAGAGGGCCCCGGAGATCGAGGCCAAGTCGGCCGCCGCCGGCAGGAGGGAGAAGGCCATATCCCTGCGCCCAGAGGAACAGGCCGCATCCAATGCGAGGACCGCTGTGTACGAGGAGAAGGACAGGCTCCAGAGGATATCCGACGGGATCGTCGGGAAGGAGGCCGCCGTCCAGAGGGCGGAGAAGGTCCTGAAGGAGGCCGAGTCGGCGGCAGAAGGCGAGGAGGCCCTCAGGATCAGAGCAGGCAGGCTCGACTCCATGGCAGGCGACTATGACAGGGTGGATGCGGCCAGCCGCCGCCTGGAGGAACTTGGTAAGAAGCAGGAGGATGAGGAGAAGTTCGCCGGGCAGATCTCTGCGAAGATCGAGGAAGCGTCCGAGACCGAGAAGGAATGCAAGGCCATAATCGACAGCGGAGAGGGTTCTGCGGCCAAGGCCGCGGAGCTGATGGACGCCCTCAGGAGCATGGATGACGCGCTGAAGATCCTGAGGAACATCAGGGCCGACAGCGCGGAACTGGAGAAAATGGAGGGGAAGCTCTCCGAGGCCGAAGAAGCGCTGAAGAGGAAGGCCGTCTCCCGTGCCAGGATATCTGACGAATGCAAGGAGAAGGAAGACCTGTTCTACATGGGACAGGCAGGGATCCTGGCCGGCAGGCTGAGGCCCGGATGCCCCTGCCCCGTATGCGGCTCGGCCGTCCATCCGTCCCCTGCTCCTGTTCCCGAGGGTGTGCCGGACAAGGAGGAGGTCGACAGGCTCAGGGAGAGCAAGGCCAATGCCGATGCGGACTTCGAGAAGGCCGCCGCCGAACGCCATAGATTCGCCGAAAGATGCGATGATATCAAGGTACGCATCCGCGCGCAGTCCACCGAGCTGAAGGCGGACTGCGGGCTCGATGCCGCCGAAGGGACGGGGGCCGTCGAGAAGCAGATCGCTTCCATGGAATCCGAGCGCGATGCCGTCGCCGAGGACTTCAATGCGGCCCATGAGAAGGCCGAGGCAGTGGAGAAGGCCCAGAAGGACATCGCCGCCTGCCGCGAGAGCCTGACCGATCTCAATGCCAGCCAGAGGGCATCGGACCAGAGGATCGGAGACATACGTTCCGAGCTCAGCCGGAACCGCGAGATCGTCAACGGAACGAAACTGGACAAAGACTTCGCCACCGGTGCGGCGGCTAAGAAGGGCGCCGAGGAGATGAGGGCCCGCGCCGACGGCCTGAAGAAGGCGCTGGCTGACGCGACAGACGCTCTGAACACGGCCAGGTCCAATCTGTCCGAGGATATACGCATCAGAGATGACAGGAAAACGCGCGTAGAGGACCTCGAGAAGGCCGCTGATAAAGCGGAGAAGGATTTCGCGGATGCGCTGGCACATGCAGGGTTTAGCAGCATCGAGGAGTACTCGGCGCTGCTCGACGATACCGTCCTGAACAGCCTGAGGGAGGATATCGAGGCATACCGCTCCGAACTCGATACCGTCAGGGGCGCCATCGAATCCGATAACGGGGCGATCGCCGGCAGGGTCCGCCCGGAGAACATCCCACAGCTTACCGAAGCTGCAGACAGGGCAAAAGAGATCCATGATGAGGCGGTGAAGAAAGAGGCGTCCGTCAGGAACCGCATGGAATCGAACAGCAAGCTCCTGAAGGAGGCCTCCGATGCGTTCGGCGAGTACGAGAGGGAAGGGCGCCGGCAGGATGAGATAAAGGAGCTTGCCGACGTCGCGGACGGGAGGATGAAAGGGACTCAGAGGATATCATTCGAGATTTACGCCCAGCAGGTCTACATGGACGGCATCCTCGAGGAAGCGTCCCGCAGGCTGGCGGTCATGACGGGCGGCCGCTACCTGCTCCGCAGGAGCGAAGGCGGAGAGGATAACAGGTCATCCCATGCTCTCGACATCTATGTCTACGACAGCGATGCGAACGCGGTCCGCCCGGTCAGCACCCTGTCGGGCGGGGAATCCTTCATGGCCGCCCTGTCCCTCGCGCTGGGTCTTTCCGATTCCGTGGCCGAGAGGTCCGGCGGGACCGAGATAAGCACCCTGTTCATCGATGAGGGCTTCGGGTCGCTCGACGGTGACGCGCTGAGGCAGGTCATCAAGGTCCTCGAGGGGATCGCCTCGGACGGCGGGAAATCGGTGGGGGTCATCTCCCACGTCGAAGAGCTCAGCGACAGCATCCCGATGCAGGTGCGCGTGAGCTACGACAAGAGCCGCGGCAGCCGCATAGATATCCGCCGGGACTGA
- a CDS encoding exonuclease SbcCD subunit D: MKLIHASDLHIGKQLYGISLAEDQRYILHQIVEAARSEKADAIVIAGDVFDTSRPPEDAVSIFNDFMNEASEGFEMFIIPGNHDSSERLGIYRSLMRKGIHICGPFHSTGKAERCVFTDSLGEVNIWLLPYIRTSTVRLYYGDPSIDTSEKAFRRVFSESGVDPAARNVLVCHQFIVGGDTPLQTSDSEEVRLDTLGGAECVPYRVLDPFDYVAAGHIHRPQRMGRDTVRYCGSPLKYSESEADDVKGVDSVEIGAKGEVSVRHIPLRPLHDVKCVSGTVDEILAHRDEVAGCFVYANVVMSSSIGNIQERLRAAIPLLMHVHYDSPRAAVSAENAMKAREMESKPPADLFAEFFEKVTGRKLTPEQRKVLLAAAERAEAGE; the protein is encoded by the coding sequence ATGAAACTGATCCACGCATCGGACCTCCACATAGGCAAGCAGCTTTACGGCATCTCCCTGGCGGAGGACCAGCGTTACATCCTGCATCAGATCGTGGAGGCCGCCCGCAGCGAGAAGGCGGATGCCATCGTCATAGCGGGGGATGTGTTCGATACCTCCCGGCCCCCGGAGGATGCGGTCAGTATCTTCAACGATTTCATGAACGAGGCCTCCGAGGGCTTCGAGATGTTCATCATACCGGGGAATCACGACTCGTCCGAGAGGCTGGGCATCTACCGTTCCCTGATGCGGAAGGGGATACACATATGCGGGCCGTTCCATTCGACCGGGAAGGCCGAGAGGTGCGTCTTCACCGACAGTCTGGGCGAAGTGAACATCTGGCTCCTGCCGTACATCCGCACCTCCACGGTCAGGCTGTACTACGGCGACCCGTCCATCGACACCTCCGAGAAGGCGTTCCGCAGGGTTTTCAGCGAGTCCGGCGTCGACCCGGCCGCCAGGAATGTGCTCGTGTGCCACCAGTTCATCGTCGGCGGGGACACGCCCCTGCAGACTTCGGATTCCGAGGAGGTGAGGCTCGACACCCTCGGCGGTGCGGAATGCGTCCCGTACAGGGTTCTGGATCCTTTCGATTACGTCGCCGCCGGGCACATACACCGTCCCCAGCGCATGGGCAGGGACACCGTCCGCTACTGCGGATCCCCGCTCAAATACTCGGAATCGGAGGCGGACGATGTCAAAGGCGTCGACTCTGTGGAGATCGGGGCCAAGGGCGAGGTCTCAGTAAGACACATCCCGCTGAGGCCCCTGCACGACGTGAAATGCGTATCTGGCACCGTGGATGAGATACTGGCACATAGGGACGAGGTCGCCGGCTGCTTCGTCTACGCCAATGTGGTGATGAGCTCCAGCATCGGCAACATCCAGGAGAGGCTGAGAGCGGCGATCCCCCTGCTCATGCATGTTCATTACGATTCCCCGAGAGCGGCCGTCTCCGCGGAGAACGCTATGAAAGCACGCGAGATGGAGTCCAAGCCCCCTGCGGACCTGTTCGCGGAGTTCTTCGAGAAGGTCACCGGCAGAAAGCTCACGCCGGAGCAGCGCAAAGTGCTGCTGGCGGCCGCCGAGCGCGCGGAGGCCGGGGAATGA
- a CDS encoding helix-turn-helix domain-containing protein: MDQSCTVYKTMEYLSKKWTVLILLELYKRSGGGTEWKRFSDLMRSMKSVTPKVLSERLKELTEEGLVENRVDASSFPVKSEYRMTEAGRELMDAVHEIKMWALKWKICNEACKRQNCMVCIL, translated from the coding sequence ATGGACCAGTCGTGCACCGTGTACAAGACCATGGAGTACCTTTCCAAGAAGTGGACCGTGCTTATTCTGCTCGAATTGTACAAGCGCAGCGGCGGGGGCACGGAATGGAAGAGGTTCTCGGACCTGATGAGATCGATGAAGAGTGTCACCCCCAAGGTCCTCTCGGAGCGCCTCAAGGAGCTCACGGAGGAGGGGCTGGTGGAGAACAGGGTGGACGCCTCCTCGTTCCCGGTCAAGAGCGAGTACCGGATGACCGAGGCCGGCAGGGAGCTGATGGACGCCGTGCACGAGATCAAGATGTGGGCCCTCAAATGGAAGATCTGCAACGAGGCCTGCAAGCGGCAGAACTGCATGGTCTGCATCCTCTGA
- the hcp gene encoding hydroxylamine reductase, with protein sequence MKCRQCEETIAGTGCTRNGVCGKTAAVAEAQDRLIQSLIVLSKGTVDGKVGPEAIEDIDSRAVDGLFMTLSNTNFDLEAIENAFKANKKLIGDLGLECGLCAASPEEIGIDSYDKNADLRSLKELLLAGIKGMAAYYHHAKVLGYTDPEVPAFIRKALASLRADLTADALVALNMECGSVGVKCLALLDKANTETYGTPSPCTVNTGVGKNPGILITGHDLKDLKMLLEQTQGTGVDVYTHGEMLPANAYPELRKYPNLRGNYGGAWYKQKTEFASFNGPILATTNCVLIPPEEYKGRLFTTGVAGVPGVRHIDADADGNKDFSELIEMAKKCSPPQEIDNVNLTVGFGHAAVLGLADKIIDAVKAGAIKRFVVMAGCDGREKPRSYYTDFAQSLPKDTVILTAGCAKYRYNKLDLGDIGGIPRVIDAGQCNDCYSLVVIAQALAKAFGTDVNGLPLSFNISWYEQKACLVLLSLLSLGVKDIMLGPRLPVFLTPGVTKVLVDTFGIKANGEVAGDMQILHIQ encoded by the coding sequence ATGAAATGCAGGCAGTGCGAAGAGACTATCGCGGGAACAGGTTGCACGAGGAACGGGGTCTGCGGGAAGACCGCAGCAGTGGCGGAGGCGCAGGACCGCCTCATCCAGTCGCTCATCGTTCTCTCCAAGGGGACCGTCGACGGCAAGGTCGGCCCCGAGGCCATCGAGGACATCGATTCCAGGGCTGTCGACGGCCTGTTCATGACCCTCAGCAACACCAACTTCGACCTGGAGGCCATCGAGAATGCATTCAAAGCGAACAAGAAGCTCATCGGCGACCTGGGCCTCGAGTGCGGGCTCTGCGCGGCCTCCCCCGAGGAGATCGGGATCGACTCCTACGACAAGAACGCGGACCTCAGGTCCCTGAAAGAGCTCCTGCTCGCCGGGATCAAGGGAATGGCCGCATACTACCACCATGCGAAGGTGCTCGGCTACACCGACCCTGAGGTCCCCGCTTTCATCCGCAAAGCGCTCGCCTCGCTCAGGGCGGACCTTACCGCCGATGCGCTCGTCGCCCTCAACATGGAGTGCGGAAGCGTCGGCGTCAAGTGCCTGGCACTCCTCGACAAGGCGAACACCGAGACCTACGGGACCCCGTCCCCCTGCACCGTGAACACCGGCGTCGGCAAGAACCCCGGCATCCTGATCACCGGGCACGACCTCAAGGACCTGAAGATGCTCCTCGAGCAGACCCAGGGCACCGGCGTCGATGTCTACACCCACGGCGAGATGCTCCCCGCCAACGCCTACCCCGAGCTGAGGAAGTACCCCAATCTCCGCGGCAACTACGGAGGCGCGTGGTACAAGCAGAAGACCGAGTTCGCGAGCTTCAACGGTCCCATACTCGCCACCACCAACTGCGTCCTCATACCCCCTGAGGAATACAAGGGCAGGCTGTTCACCACCGGCGTCGCCGGAGTACCCGGGGTCAGGCACATCGATGCCGACGCGGACGGGAACAAGGACTTCTCCGAGCTCATCGAGATGGCTAAGAAGTGCAGCCCGCCCCAGGAGATCGACAACGTGAACCTGACCGTCGGCTTCGGCCACGCGGCCGTGCTGGGTCTCGCCGACAAGATCATCGATGCCGTCAAGGCCGGAGCGATCAAGCGCTTCGTGGTCATGGCGGGATGCGACGGCAGGGAGAAGCCCAGGTCCTACTACACCGACTTCGCCCAGAGCCTCCCGAAGGACACCGTCATACTCACCGCAGGATGCGCCAAGTACCGCTACAACAAACTGGACCTCGGCGACATCGGCGGCATACCCCGTGTCATCGACGCCGGTCAGTGCAACGACTGCTACTCGCTCGTGGTCATCGCCCAGGCGCTCGCGAAGGCCTTCGGCACCGATGTCAACGGGCTCCCGCTCTCGTTCAACATCTCCTGGTACGAGCAGAAGGCCTGCCTCGTCCTCCTCTCCCTGCTCTCGCTGGGCGTCAAGGACATCATGCTCGGCCCCAGGCTGCCCGTGTTCCTCACCCCGGGAGTGACCAAGGTCCTCGTCGACACCTTCGGCATCAAGGCCAACGGCGAGGTCGCCGGCGACATGCAGATCCTCCACATCCAGTGA
- a CDS encoding class I SAM-dependent methyltransferase: MESRSEIVDRIRAGYDVAAPKISDFAEEHRAREESSLYYCRLKELCRGKHLRALEIGVGGGFLSIFLARLGCEMTAVDNSDGILAQARRNFAEAGVDVDLRKIKDAQDLDFPEGTFDLIVSRKVTWHFTEPRKAYASWMKALRPGGTMMVFDGNYYLKFNDPDYMLAEQQNADYLYRCNGNTVNTDEEGFRRKLYMSSQRRPAWDISVLLGLGAPEVSADVWESIKLTREDGTVEWLPYTYFITARKGSK; the protein is encoded by the coding sequence ATGGAGAGCAGGTCCGAGATCGTCGACAGGATCAGAGCCGGTTATGACGTCGCAGCCCCGAAGATATCCGATTTCGCCGAGGAGCACCGCGCGAGGGAAGAGTCCTCGCTGTACTACTGCAGGCTGAAGGAGCTCTGCAGGGGTAAGCACCTCAGGGCCCTGGAGATCGGCGTCGGCGGAGGGTTCCTCTCCATATTCCTGGCCCGGCTGGGCTGCGAGATGACCGCAGTGGACAACTCCGACGGCATCCTGGCACAGGCCCGCCGCAACTTCGCCGAGGCCGGCGTGGACGTCGACCTCAGAAAAATAAAGGACGCCCAGGACCTGGACTTCCCGGAGGGGACGTTCGACCTCATCGTGTCCCGCAAGGTCACCTGGCACTTCACGGAGCCCAGGAAAGCGTATGCCAGCTGGATGAAAGCGCTCCGCCCCGGAGGGACCATGATGGTCTTCGACGGGAACTATTATCTCAAGTTCAACGACCCGGACTACATGCTCGCGGAGCAGCAGAACGCGGATTACCTCTACAGGTGCAACGGGAACACCGTCAACACCGATGAGGAGGGCTTCCGCCGGAAACTGTACATGAGCAGCCAGAGGAGGCCCGCCTGGGATATCTCGGTGCTGCTGGGGCTCGGGGCGCCCGAGGTCTCCGCCGACGTCTGGGAGAGCATCAAGCTCACCAGGGAGGACGGCACCGTCGAATGGCTGCCGTACACCTACTTCATCACCGCCCGCAAAGGATCCAAATGA
- the nifV gene encoding homocitrate synthase, translating to MKSYNEVKRLLSKDDVVVCDTTLRDGEQTAGIVFSNLEKYRIAQLLDDAGVQQIESGIPTMGADEKVAVRHIAHMGLNASILGWNRADIHDIETSIDCDVDSVAISMSASDIHIQHKLKKDRQWVLDKITESVEFAKEHGLYVSCNGEDASRADMDFLIQFVKTAKDAGADRFRYCDTIGREIPSNCYERIRKIREATGMEVEMHTHNDFGMATANAVAGVQAGARFLSVTSMGIGERSGNAPLEEAVMSCQLLLGKKTGIVPIKLKPLAEFVSRASGREITPGKPFLGSNCFAHEAGIHADGIIKDAHNYEPYDPAIMGLERKIVIGKHSGTHTLINDLSKRGVDISKEDAVKLLEMVRKAAVGLHRSLTSDELYDLYKDLKNGQDPFETL from the coding sequence ATGAAATCATACAACGAGGTCAAGAGGCTCCTCTCCAAAGATGATGTCGTCGTCTGCGACACCACCCTCAGGGACGGAGAGCAGACCGCAGGCATCGTCTTCTCCAACCTGGAGAAGTACAGGATCGCCCAGCTTCTCGATGACGCCGGTGTACAGCAGATCGAGTCCGGCATCCCGACCATGGGAGCGGACGAGAAGGTCGCGGTCAGGCACATCGCCCACATGGGGCTCAATGCTTCCATCCTCGGATGGAACAGGGCCGACATTCACGACATCGAGACCAGCATCGACTGCGACGTCGATTCCGTCGCCATCTCCATGTCCGCTTCCGATATCCACATCCAGCACAAGCTGAAGAAGGACAGGCAGTGGGTCCTGGACAAGATCACCGAGTCCGTCGAGTTCGCCAAGGAGCACGGCCTCTACGTCTCCTGCAACGGCGAGGACGCCTCCCGCGCCGACATGGACTTCCTCATCCAGTTCGTCAAGACCGCCAAGGATGCCGGTGCGGACAGGTTCCGCTACTGCGACACCATCGGAAGGGAGATACCCAGCAACTGCTACGAGAGGATCAGGAAGATACGCGAGGCCACCGGCATGGAGGTCGAGATGCACACCCACAACGACTTCGGCATGGCCACCGCCAACGCCGTCGCCGGCGTCCAGGCCGGGGCCAGGTTCCTCAGCGTGACCTCGATGGGCATCGGCGAGCGCAGCGGCAACGCCCCGCTCGAGGAGGCTGTCATGTCCTGCCAGCTCCTGCTCGGCAAGAAGACCGGCATTGTCCCCATCAAGCTGAAGCCGCTGGCCGAGTTCGTCTCCCGCGCCTCCGGCAGGGAGATAACCCCTGGGAAGCCGTTCCTCGGCAGCAACTGCTTCGCGCACGAGGCCGGCATCCACGCCGACGGCATCATCAAGGATGCCCACAACTACGAGCCCTACGACCCGGCCATCATGGGCCTCGAGAGGAAGATCGTCATCGGGAAGCACTCCGGCACCCACACGCTCATCAACGACCTCTCCAAGAGGGGCGTCGACATCTCCAAGGAAGATGCCGTCAAACTCCTGGAGATGGTCAGGAAGGCAGCTGTCGGCCTGCACCGCAGCCTCACCTCTGACGAGCTCTACGACCTCTACAAGGACCTTAAGAACGGGCAGGACCCGTTCGAGACCCTCTGA
- a CDS encoding APC family permease: protein MTENQAASGASSGDTLVRSIDWKQGLIIAMGIPILIVPSLADLSETLWAMSIILWVLSVLSGFLLNIPLGELCATFGVAGIGGSIQYVFEDDEKYKSSKINWGRLVGSLGAWAYFDTWVPVIPIFTIMTGVYINDYFDLGFEGVSSTLFYLLLGVLIYGFIIISGRKGLEGGAKTQLILAAITIVPILVICIAPIFTGDFHLGTITDEMVPDGWKWDGNDMLMILGCFTVAQWSAVGWESAATYGAEYKEPSRDVPKALFSCGLMCLAMYFIISFCMYGALGYSEIHENGASTLIPVAKYGFGDTGGAVAVVLLIAGMVMIIQTAFLGTARTIQIMAREGNFPHIFSRTNIYGVPMYAMYFEAFIGFVVILAQITSSQILAVSALGFAIALAMCMMAFIKSRRDPRFKDVKRIYRAPKWALAGAWFMCLFEIFFMIPGLLYYVYKGMGFGYDIVGIAVTFLYVPCWIFIQWWNTQAHPSMRPGVRFEKEGNPYPKLLTPFAIAGIAIAICSFLASWITFSGSDMLLHGYAHHLYSGTMLLTADGPDGAQAFFPAAVLVLGIIALAAEIWNFTISGRSSKAAVSAAFATSALAFVLSVAFLFWNPDGASAADGAYFAAAGSLIAAVFAALQIAGAFGRLRIGRSGSAEPGSA from the coding sequence ATGACTGAAAATCAGGCTGCGTCCGGTGCATCTTCCGGCGATACGCTCGTGCGCAGCATCGACTGGAAACAGGGGCTCATCATAGCCATGGGCATCCCGATCCTCATCGTGCCGTCGCTCGCGGACCTGTCGGAGACTCTCTGGGCCATGAGCATCATCCTCTGGGTCCTCTCGGTCCTTTCCGGGTTCCTGCTGAACATCCCGCTCGGGGAGCTCTGCGCCACGTTCGGCGTGGCGGGGATCGGCGGATCGATCCAGTATGTGTTCGAGGATGATGAGAAGTACAAGAGCAGCAAGATCAACTGGGGCCGCCTGGTCGGTTCATTGGGCGCATGGGCGTATTTCGACACCTGGGTGCCTGTCATCCCCATCTTCACCATAATGACCGGAGTCTACATCAACGATTATTTCGACCTGGGATTCGAAGGCGTCTCGAGCACGCTGTTCTACCTTCTCCTCGGCGTCCTGATCTACGGTTTCATCATCATCTCCGGAAGGAAAGGGCTCGAGGGAGGAGCGAAGACCCAGCTCATCCTCGCGGCCATCACCATCGTGCCCATCCTGGTCATCTGCATCGCCCCTATCTTCACGGGCGACTTCCATCTCGGGACCATCACCGACGAGATGGTGCCTGACGGATGGAAATGGGACGGCAACGACATGCTGATGATCCTGGGATGCTTCACCGTCGCCCAGTGGTCCGCCGTCGGATGGGAGTCTGCCGCCACCTACGGGGCGGAGTACAAGGAGCCCAGCAGGGACGTGCCGAAGGCGCTCTTCTCCTGCGGCCTCATGTGCCTCGCGATGTACTTCATCATCTCGTTCTGCATGTACGGGGCCCTCGGATACTCCGAGATCCATGAGAACGGGGCCTCCACTCTCATCCCTGTGGCCAAGTACGGCTTCGGCGACACCGGCGGCGCCGTCGCTGTCGTCTTGCTCATCGCAGGCATGGTCATGATCATCCAGACCGCGTTCCTGGGGACTGCCAGGACCATTCAGATCATGGCCCGCGAGGGGAACTTCCCGCACATCTTCTCGCGCACCAACATCTACGGCGTCCCGATGTACGCCATGTACTTCGAGGCGTTCATCGGCTTCGTGGTCATACTGGCACAGATCACTTCCTCGCAGATCCTTGCCGTCTCCGCGCTCGGATTCGCCATCGCCCTCGCCATGTGCATGATGGCGTTCATCAAATCCAGGCGCGACCCCAGGTTCAAGGACGTCAAGAGGATCTACCGCGCTCCGAAGTGGGCCCTGGCCGGTGCTTGGTTCATGTGCCTCTTCGAGATCTTCTTCATGATCCCGGGGCTCCTGTACTATGTGTACAAGGGCATGGGCTTCGGATACGACATCGTCGGCATCGCCGTCACCTTCCTCTACGTGCCCTGCTGGATCTTCATCCAGTGGTGGAACACCCAGGCCCATCCCTCCATGAGGCCCGGGGTCAGGTTCGAGAAGGAGGGCAACCCCTACCCGAAGCTGCTGACGCCGTTCGCGATCGCAGGGATCGCCATAGCGATCTGCTCCTTCCTGGCGTCGTGGATCACCTTCAGCGGGTCCGACATGCTCCTCCACGGGTACGCGCACCACCTGTACAGCGGGACGATGCTGCTCACCGCCGACGGGCCGGACGGAGCACAGGCCTTCTTCCCTGCCGCCGTCCTCGTTCTGGGCATCATCGCCCTCGCGGCCGAGATCTGGAACTTCACCATCTCCGGACGTTCCTCCAAGGCAGCGGTCTCCGCTGCCTTTGCAACGTCGGCGCTGGCGTTCGTCCTCTCCGTCGCGTTCCTCTTCTGGAACCCCGACGGGGCATCTGCGGCCGACGGGGCGTACTTCGCCGCCGCCGGATCCCTCATTGCCGCCGTCTTCGCTGCCCTGCAGATCGCCGGCGCCTTCGGGCGCCTGCGCATCGGCAGGAGCGGCAGCGCGGAGCCTGGATCTGCATGA